One region of Qipengyuania sp. SS22 genomic DNA includes:
- a CDS encoding GFA family protein: MSAVERIEGHCLCGAVSIALDDPAHEIEICQCDMCRRWGGSFYSAQTGKSVEITGEGKATVYRSSEWAERAFCSQCGSNLWFRFLPTGNRSFSAGLFDAAAHHAIEKEIFVDERADWCRIEGDHPRQTGEEVIAEAKAAGFSFDQSGAEVGRLVDWRLRSRMIKQPPSLGISPAADCGP; encoded by the coding sequence ATGAGCGCGGTCGAGCGGATTGAAGGCCATTGCCTGTGCGGCGCGGTCTCTATCGCGCTCGACGATCCCGCGCATGAGATCGAGATTTGCCAGTGCGACATGTGTCGGCGCTGGGGCGGCTCGTTCTATTCCGCGCAGACCGGCAAAAGCGTTGAAATCACGGGCGAGGGCAAGGCCACCGTATACCGCTCGAGCGAATGGGCCGAACGCGCCTTCTGCTCGCAATGCGGCAGCAATCTGTGGTTCCGCTTCCTCCCGACGGGCAATCGCAGCTTTTCCGCGGGCCTGTTCGACGCGGCGGCACATCACGCGATCGAAAAAGAGATCTTCGTCGACGAACGCGCCGACTGGTGCCGCATCGAAGGCGACCATCCGCGCCAGACCGGCGAAGAGGTGATCGCGGAGGCAAAGGCGGCGGGTTTCAGCTTCGATCAGTCGGGGGCCGAGGTGGGGCGGCTGGTCGATTGGCGGCTTAGGTCTCGCATGATCAAACAGCCACCGTCGCTTGGTATATCGCCAGCAGCCGATTGTGGTCCTTAG
- the accC gene encoding acetyl-CoA carboxylase biotin carboxylase subunit gives MGISRILIANRGEIALRIHRAAHEMGIETVAVHSTADADAMHVRLADHAVCIGPPPATDSYLNVANIISAAEVSQADAIHPGYGFLSENAKFAEIVEAHDIAWIGPKPEHIRTMGDKVAAKKTAGALGLPLVPGSDGAVETVEQGRAVAAEIGYPVIIKAASGGGGRGMKVCESEDQLETLMKQAGSEAKAAFGDATVYIEKYLGDPRHIEFQVFGDGNGQAIHLGERDCSLQRRHQKVFEEAPSPVLGEDDRMRMGEICAQAMRDMAYRGAGTIEFLWENGEFYFIEMNTRLQVEHPVTEAITGVDLVREQIRIAEGKPLSVTQDEIEFKGHAIECRINAEDPWTFAPSPGEVTHYHAAGGMHVRVDSGLYAGYRIPPYYDSMIAKLIVYGRTREGCMMRLKRALEEMVVEGVKTSIPLHQELLQQDDVKSGNYSIKWLEEWLKTREASGG, from the coding sequence ATGGGTATCTCGCGCATATTGATCGCCAATCGCGGCGAAATCGCGCTGCGCATCCACCGCGCGGCGCATGAAATGGGGATCGAGACGGTCGCAGTGCATTCCACTGCCGATGCCGATGCCATGCATGTCCGGCTGGCCGATCACGCGGTGTGCATCGGTCCGCCGCCCGCGACCGACAGCTATCTCAACGTTGCCAACATCATTTCCGCGGCCGAGGTCAGCCAGGCCGACGCGATCCACCCTGGCTATGGCTTTCTGTCGGAAAACGCCAAGTTCGCCGAGATCGTCGAGGCGCATGACATCGCCTGGATCGGCCCCAAGCCTGAGCATATCCGCACCATGGGCGACAAGGTCGCGGCGAAGAAGACTGCCGGAGCGCTTGGCCTGCCGCTGGTTCCGGGTTCGGACGGCGCGGTCGAAACCGTCGAGCAAGGCCGCGCGGTCGCTGCCGAAATCGGCTATCCGGTGATCATCAAGGCCGCCAGCGGCGGCGGCGGGCGCGGCATGAAGGTCTGCGAAAGCGAGGACCAGCTCGAAACGCTGATGAAGCAGGCGGGCAGCGAGGCCAAGGCGGCCTTCGGCGACGCCACTGTCTATATCGAGAAATATCTCGGCGACCCGCGCCATATCGAATTCCAGGTCTTCGGCGACGGCAATGGCCAGGCGATCCACCTGGGCGAGCGCGACTGTTCGCTCCAGCGCCGCCACCAGAAGGTGTTCGAGGAAGCCCCCTCCCCCGTGCTGGGCGAGGACGACCGCATGCGGATGGGCGAAATCTGCGCCCAGGCGATGCGCGACATGGCCTACCGCGGCGCAGGGACGATCGAATTCCTGTGGGAAAACGGCGAGTTCTATTTCATCGAAATGAACACCCGCCTGCAGGTCGAACACCCGGTTACCGAAGCGATCACCGGCGTCGATCTGGTGCGCGAACAGATCCGTATCGCGGAAGGCAAGCCGCTGTCGGTCACGCAAGACGAAATCGAGTTCAAGGGTCATGCGATCGAGTGCCGCATCAATGCCGAAGATCCCTGGACCTTTGCCCCTTCGCCCGGCGAAGTGACGCATTATCACGCGGCCGGCGGCATGCATGTGCGTGTCGATAGCGGGCTGTATGCCGGTTACCGGATTCCGCCCTATTACGACAGCATGATCGCCAAGCTGATCGTCTATGGCCGCACGCGCGAAGGTTGCATGATGCGCCTGAAGCGCGCGCTGGAAGAGATGGTGGTCGAAGGCGTCAAGACCAGCATCCCGCTGCACCAGGAATTGCTGCAGCAGGACGATGTGAAGAGCGGGAACTACTCGATCAAATGGCTCGAGGAATGGCTAAAGACGCGTGAGGCTAGCGGCGGCTAA
- the accB gene encoding acetyl-CoA carboxylase biotin carboxyl carrier protein gives MADRKASAGKSGMNVDTALVRELAEMLDDTGLTEIEVEDGDRKIRVARGGGVAMAAAPAMMAPATAAPAAPAVAAPTPDSAGAAQADTAGATKSPMVGTVYLAPEPGAADFIKVGDSVKEGQTLVIVEAMKVMNPITAEKAGTVKAILVENAQPVEFDQPLVVVA, from the coding sequence ATGGCCGATCGTAAAGCCAGCGCCGGCAAATCCGGCATGAATGTCGACACCGCTCTCGTACGCGAGCTGGCCGAGATGCTGGACGACACCGGACTTACCGAAATCGAAGTCGAGGATGGCGACCGCAAGATCCGCGTTGCGCGCGGCGGCGGCGTAGCCATGGCAGCGGCTCCCGCTATGATGGCGCCAGCGACGGCGGCACCGGCAGCGCCTGCTGTTGCGGCTCCAACACCCGATAGCGCGGGCGCCGCACAAGCGGACACTGCCGGGGCAACCAAATCGCCGATGGTCGGCACGGTCTATCTGGCCCCCGAACCGGGTGCGGCGGATTTCATCAAGGTCGGCGACAGCGTCAAGGAAGGCCAGACGCTGGTGATCGTCGAAGCAATGAAGGTGATGAACCCGATCACGGCCGAGAAGGCGGGGACGGTAAAGGCGATCCTCGTCGAAAACGCCCAGCCGGTCGAATTCGACCAGCCGCTCGTCGTCGTCGCGTAA
- a CDS encoding type II 3-dehydroquinate dehydratase, whose translation MTDTVFVLNGPNLNLLGTREPEIYGTDTLADIEAMLGEKARELGLAIDFRQTNHEGVLVDWLHEARSVGAKAVLLNAAAYTHTSIALLDAIKAVEVPVIEVHLSDPATREAFRHISYVGMGAVDEVKGLGARGYAVALEKAAVL comes from the coding sequence ATGACCGACACCGTCTTCGTCCTCAACGGCCCCAATCTCAACCTGCTCGGCACACGCGAGCCGGAGATCTACGGCACTGATACGCTTGCCGATATCGAGGCGATGCTCGGCGAGAAGGCGCGCGAGCTCGGGCTGGCGATCGACTTTCGACAGACCAATCACGAGGGTGTGCTGGTCGACTGGCTGCACGAGGCGCGCAGCGTGGGTGCCAAAGCGGTGCTGCTCAACGCGGCGGCCTATACGCATACCTCGATCGCGCTGCTCGATGCGATCAAGGCGGTCGAAGTGCCCGTGATCGAGGTCCATCTGTCCGACCCTGCGACGCGCGAAGCCTTCCGTCACATCTCCTATGTGGGCATGGGCGCGGTGGACGAGGTCAAGGGCCTGGGCGCGCGGGGCTATGCCGTAGCGTTGGAGAAAGCGGCCGTGCTCTAA
- a CDS encoding holin family protein translates to MPLIESLIGPIASIIDKMIPDKEARAKAKLELLALEGTQDLQQIEARLSAIVAEAQSADPWTSRARPSFLYVMYALILFSVPMGVIAAFDPTAARAIGEGMTRYLAALPEALYALFGTGYLGYTAARQWGKVKGVDA, encoded by the coding sequence ATGCCGCTTATCGAATCGCTTATCGGCCCGATCGCCTCGATCATCGATAAGATGATCCCCGACAAGGAAGCGCGCGCAAAGGCCAAGCTCGAATTGCTCGCCCTCGAAGGCACGCAGGACCTGCAGCAGATCGAGGCGCGCCTGTCCGCCATCGTCGCCGAAGCACAGAGCGCGGACCCCTGGACCAGCCGCGCACGGCCGAGTTTTCTCTATGTCATGTATGCGCTGATCCTGTTCAGCGTCCCGATGGGCGTGATCGCCGCCTTCGACCCCACCGCCGCGCGCGCTATCGGCGAAGGCATGACGCGCTACCTCGCCGCCCTGCCCGAAGCGCTCTACGCGCTCTTCGGCACCGGCTACCTCGGCTACACCGCGGCGCGCCAATGGGGTAAGGTCAAGGGGGTCGATGCTTGA
- a CDS encoding S8 family serine peptidase: MARFSLISLLLAIIAAPLAAQVAVPGVAVPRVGEVLGQVGELAGNTLDRTAQDARELARNRVQRIDRLVRSNRATIERDARGAPARRGELLLVDAQTDALLAASRAGFGIIETIELEELGMRVTRLRIPSGRDLDEAEKDLADLVPDAIFAPDNLHFLAGDAVPLGLMSAASSGAGASVAVGMIDGAPGKSVRVAAIRGFAEGAPYPSNHGSAVASLLASEHAGPIRVADVYGTDKAGGNALAIARGLGWLVGEGSRVVTISLVGPRNPLLERAIASARRRGVIVVAAVGNDGPAAPPAYPASYEGVVAVTAVDGKRRALIEAGRALHLDYAAPGADIRAIDAKGKRIRVRGTSFAAPLVAARLARALHSGDNWRSALDREAEDLGSKGADPVFGRGLLCGSCTGR, encoded by the coding sequence ATGGCCAGATTTTCCCTGATTTCCCTGCTCCTTGCCATCATTGCCGCGCCGCTTGCGGCGCAGGTCGCGGTGCCCGGCGTAGCAGTACCGCGCGTTGGCGAGGTGCTGGGGCAGGTAGGCGAGCTGGCTGGAAACACGCTCGATCGCACCGCGCAGGATGCGCGCGAACTGGCGCGCAACCGGGTGCAGCGGATCGACCGGCTGGTGCGCAGCAATCGCGCGACAATCGAACGCGATGCGCGCGGCGCGCCCGCACGGCGGGGCGAGTTACTGCTGGTCGATGCGCAGACGGACGCGTTGCTGGCCGCGTCACGTGCGGGGTTCGGCATCATCGAAACGATCGAATTGGAAGAACTGGGGATGCGCGTGACACGGCTGCGCATTCCGTCCGGTCGCGACCTCGACGAAGCCGAGAAAGACTTGGCCGATTTGGTGCCCGACGCGATCTTCGCGCCCGACAATCTGCATTTTCTCGCAGGCGATGCGGTTCCGCTTGGCCTGATGAGCGCTGCGTCGAGCGGCGCAGGCGCCAGCGTTGCGGTCGGCATGATCGACGGCGCCCCCGGGAAATCGGTCCGCGTCGCGGCGATCCGCGGTTTTGCCGAAGGCGCACCCTATCCGAGCAATCACGGAAGTGCGGTCGCCTCGCTTCTCGCCTCCGAACACGCCGGGCCGATCCGCGTTGCCGATGTCTATGGGACCGACAAGGCGGGCGGGAATGCGCTCGCCATTGCCCGCGGGCTCGGCTGGCTGGTCGGCGAAGGGAGCCGCGTGGTGACGATCAGTCTGGTCGGGCCGCGAAACCCGCTCCTCGAACGCGCGATTGCCTCGGCGCGCCGCCGCGGCGTGATCGTGGTTGCGGCGGTTGGCAATGACGGGCCCGCTGCGCCACCCGCCTACCCCGCCAGCTACGAAGGCGTAGTCGCGGTGACTGCAGTAGATGGCAAGCGCCGTGCGCTGATCGAGGCGGGCCGCGCGCTGCATCTCGATTATGCTGCACCGGGCGCGGATATTCGCGCGATCGATGCCAAGGGCAAACGCATCCGCGTGCGCGGCACCTCGTTCGCCGCTCCGCTGGTTGCCGCGCGGCTGGCGCGCGCGCTGCATAGCGGTGACAACTGGCGAAGCGCGCTCGACCGAGAGGCGGAGGACCTCGGGAGCAAGGGCGCCGATCCGGTGTTCGGACGCGGACTTCTCTGCGGGTCGTGCACGGGCCGCTGA
- a CDS encoding RNA polymerase sigma factor: protein MTLNPSFEQDLLALLPRLRRFAVGLCGNPADGDDLCQMSLERALANRDKWREGTRLDSWMYRIMRNLWIDEGRATTRRRETFVAEDAGFAVGGDGAQESAVELSMVDRAMQQLPADQREAVLLVMVEGYGYREAAGIVGCPVGTLNSRLVRGRDALLTILGENA, encoded by the coding sequence ATGACGCTGAATCCATCGTTCGAGCAGGACTTGCTGGCCTTGTTGCCCCGGCTGCGCCGTTTCGCAGTCGGGCTCTGCGGCAATCCGGCCGACGGTGACGACCTCTGCCAGATGAGTCTCGAGCGCGCGCTCGCCAACCGCGACAAGTGGCGGGAAGGGACGCGGCTCGACAGTTGGATGTATCGGATCATGCGCAATCTGTGGATCGACGAGGGCCGCGCGACGACGCGCCGGCGCGAGACATTCGTCGCCGAAGACGCGGGCTTCGCGGTCGGCGGCGATGGAGCACAGGAATCTGCGGTGGAGCTGTCGATGGTCGATCGCGCGATGCAGCAATTGCCTGCGGACCAGCGCGAGGCGGTGCTGTTGGTGATGGTCGAAGGCTATGGCTATCGCGAGGCCGCCGGGATCGTCGGCTGCCCGGTCGGTACGCTCAATTCGCGGCTGGTGCGCGGGCGCGACGCGCTGCTTACGATACTCGGAGAAAACGCATGA
- a CDS encoding anti-sigma factor family protein: protein MTITREELAAFADGELPPKRASEVAAAVEGDPELAHQLATHQALKSRLAGHFAPLAEEPVPERLSDMLAQKTAPVADMGAARERRQARRTLPRWSWVVGPALAASLALAVFLPRGEAPDGYAGAQLAGVLDTRLVAEQGADEDTRILLSFRDADGEFCRAFTAEAGSGIACRDARGWKLEALGEGATGAQTEYRTAGGGTTEILVQAQQMADGAALDAEAEAAARAAGWQ, encoded by the coding sequence ATGACCATCACGCGCGAGGAACTTGCCGCCTTTGCCGACGGCGAACTGCCGCCCAAGCGCGCGTCCGAAGTCGCCGCTGCGGTCGAGGGCGATCCCGAGCTGGCGCACCAATTGGCCACGCACCAGGCGCTCAAGAGCCGGCTGGCAGGCCATTTCGCGCCGCTCGCCGAAGAGCCCGTTCCCGAGCGCCTCTCGGACATGCTGGCGCAAAAGACCGCGCCGGTGGCGGATATGGGCGCCGCGCGCGAACGACGCCAGGCTCGACGCACGCTTCCGCGGTGGAGCTGGGTGGTCGGTCCGGCGCTAGCCGCGTCGCTGGCGCTGGCCGTATTCCTGCCGCGCGGCGAAGCGCCCGACGGCTATGCGGGCGCGCAGCTTGCGGGCGTGCTCGATACCCGGCTCGTGGCCGAGCAGGGCGCCGATGAAGACACGCGCATATTGCTGAGTTTCCGCGATGCCGATGGCGAATTTTGCCGCGCCTTCACGGCGGAGGCGGGCAGCGGGATCGCGTGCCGCGATGCGCGGGGCTGGAAGCTGGAGGCGCTGGGCGAGGGCGCTACCGGTGCGCAGACCGAATACCGCACGGCCGGAGGCGGTACGACAGAGATCCTCGTGCAGGCGCAGCAGATGGCGGATGGCGCGGCACTCGACGCCGAGGCCGAGGCCGCCGCGCGTGCTGCTGGCTGGCAGTAG
- the yajC gene encoding preprotein translocase subunit YajC, translating to MIDFLAAAGSAAAGPPAWTGWVLPLGMLLILWFLILRPQMRQQKQHRERVAGLGKGDEVVTAGGLVGKITKVDEHFVHVELAKGMTVKAVRNTIGEVLSSRNTPAAND from the coding sequence ATGATCGATTTTCTCGCCGCCGCCGGAAGCGCCGCAGCTGGGCCGCCCGCATGGACCGGCTGGGTACTGCCGCTGGGCATGCTGCTGATCCTGTGGTTCCTCATCCTGCGCCCGCAGATGCGCCAGCAGAAACAGCACCGCGAACGCGTCGCCGGGCTCGGCAAGGGTGACGAAGTCGTCACGGCCGGTGGCCTCGTCGGCAAGATCACCAAGGTGGACGAGCACTTCGTCCATGTCGAACTTGCCAAGGGCATGACCGTCAAGGCGGTGCGCAATACGATCGGCGAAGTGCTGTCGTCGCGCAATACCCCCGCCGCAAACGACTAG
- the secD gene encoding protein translocase subunit SecD, giving the protein MLDFPTWRKVWLWLITGLCIAAALPSLLSATSVRWPDVLPDPMVNLGLDLAGGSHILLEADAAQVATQRLENMEENVRNTMRRAEPRIRIGDVSTRDGRLSFMLDDPGQVDRARELLLPSINGTGLVREWDLAVEDGNRMILTPTSEGIDQAVGDAMESATEVVRKRIDELGTREPTIIRQGDTRIVVQVPGLQDPDQLKALLGQTAKLEFKLVDQNALPSDVQQGLAPPGSEIFAYADTSAFAGSSLAVRRLGGIRGDNLTGAQQSFDPQTNEPVVNIQFDSDGGRRFAKLTTENVGKPFAIILDDTVLSAPNINEPIRGGTAQISGGFSVETANQLAISLRSGALPVDLAVIEERTVGPDLGADSIKRGMLAMLVGSLLVIALMIASYGRFGVYATVALVINVAMLLGIMAALNTTLTLPGIAGFVLTIGAAVDANVLINERIREERKRGRRVIAAVENGYKEASRAIYDANVTNFIAGVLLFLFGSGPIRGFAVVLIIGLFTSVFTAVTLTRMWVADWLRKSKPKDIVL; this is encoded by the coding sequence ATGCTCGATTTCCCTACCTGGCGTAAGGTCTGGCTCTGGCTGATTACCGGCCTGTGCATCGCCGCCGCGCTGCCTTCGTTGCTGTCGGCCACCAGTGTTCGCTGGCCCGACGTGCTGCCCGACCCGATGGTCAACCTCGGTCTCGACCTTGCCGGCGGCAGCCACATCCTGCTCGAGGCCGACGCCGCGCAGGTCGCGACGCAGCGGCTCGAGAACATGGAAGAGAACGTGCGCAACACCATGCGCCGCGCCGAACCGCGGATCCGCATCGGTGACGTTTCGACCCGTGATGGACGGCTCAGCTTCATGCTCGACGATCCGGGGCAGGTCGACCGTGCGCGCGAATTGCTGCTGCCGTCGATCAACGGCACCGGTCTGGTTCGAGAATGGGATCTGGCGGTCGAGGACGGCAATCGCATGATCCTCACCCCCACCTCCGAGGGGATCGACCAGGCGGTCGGCGATGCAATGGAAAGCGCGACCGAAGTCGTGCGCAAGCGTATCGACGAACTCGGCACACGCGAACCGACGATCATCCGTCAGGGCGATACGCGCATCGTGGTGCAGGTCCCCGGCCTGCAGGATCCCGACCAGCTCAAGGCGCTGCTGGGCCAGACAGCCAAGCTCGAATTCAAGCTTGTCGACCAGAATGCCTTGCCCAGCGACGTGCAGCAGGGCCTCGCCCCTCCGGGCTCCGAAATCTTTGCCTATGCGGATACGTCCGCCTTTGCCGGATCCTCGCTCGCAGTACGCCGCCTCGGTGGTATCCGCGGCGACAATCTGACCGGCGCGCAGCAGAGCTTCGATCCGCAGACCAACGAACCGGTGGTCAATATCCAGTTCGACAGCGATGGCGGACGCCGTTTCGCCAAGCTGACGACCGAGAATGTCGGCAAGCCCTTTGCGATCATCCTCGACGATACGGTGCTGTCGGCGCCCAATATCAACGAGCCGATCCGTGGCGGCACCGCGCAGATATCGGGCGGTTTCTCGGTCGAGACGGCGAACCAGCTGGCGATTTCGCTGCGCTCGGGCGCGCTGCCGGTCGATCTCGCAGTGATCGAGGAACGCACCGTCGGCCCCGATCTCGGCGCCGACTCGATCAAGCGCGGCATGCTCGCCATGCTGGTCGGTTCGCTGCTGGTCATCGCGTTGATGATCGCCAGCTATGGCCGCTTCGGTGTCTATGCGACGGTCGCGCTGGTCATCAACGTGGCGATGCTGCTGGGTATCATGGCCGCGCTCAATACCACGCTGACCTTGCCCGGTATTGCCGGTTTCGTGCTGACCATCGGCGCGGCGGTGGATGCCAACGTGCTGATCAACGAGCGTATCCGCGAGGAACGCAAGCGCGGCCGGCGCGTGATCGCCGCGGTCGAGAACGGCTACAAGGAAGCGAGCCGCGCGATCTACGACGCGAACGTCACCAATTTCATCGCCGGCGTGCTGCTGTTCCTGTTCGGATCGGGCCCCATCCGCGGTTTCGCGGTGGTGCTGATCATCGGCCTGTTCACCAGCGTCTTCACTGCCGTCACGCTGACCCGCATGTGGGTTGCCGACTGGCTGCGCAAATCCAAGCCCAAAGACATCGTGCTGTAA
- the secF gene encoding protein translocase subunit SecF, with protein MKLLKLVPDDTNIKFLRWRIPFFAISILLIAASWALVFTKGLNYGVDFAGGLEVRATFTQSVEAPVGELREKVATLGYGDPVVQRFGEDNQVSIRVRLPDDVSADKEAAQAAANDIVETLQSDYEDFRLDGNDNVSGKVSGEFRQTALYALLAAMAAIALYIWVRFEWQFGVGALFALFHDVSLTLGMFSLFQMEFSLQIIAAILAIIGYSLNDTIVVYDRIRENLKKFRKMELPALLDLSVNETLARTVMTSVTLLVALLPLLLFGPASLFGMVAGITLGLFVGTYSSVYMAAPILVWLGVTSDSFVPTETVADQQEKKARGLV; from the coding sequence ATGAAACTGCTCAAGCTCGTCCCCGACGACACCAACATCAAGTTCCTCCGCTGGCGTATTCCGTTCTTCGCCATCAGCATCCTGCTGATCGCCGCAAGCTGGGCGCTGGTCTTCACCAAGGGGCTCAATTACGGCGTCGACTTCGCCGGCGGCCTCGAAGTGCGCGCGACCTTCACCCAGAGCGTCGAAGCCCCGGTGGGCGAGTTGCGCGAAAAGGTCGCCACGCTCGGCTATGGCGATCCGGTGGTCCAGCGCTTCGGCGAGGACAACCAGGTCTCGATCCGCGTCCGCCTGCCTGACGACGTATCCGCCGACAAGGAAGCCGCGCAGGCCGCCGCGAACGATATCGTCGAGACGCTGCAGTCCGATTACGAGGATTTCCGGCTCGACGGGAATGACAATGTCTCGGGCAAGGTTTCGGGTGAATTCCGCCAGACCGCGCTTTATGCACTGCTCGCGGCGATGGCGGCGATCGCGCTTTACATCTGGGTTCGCTTCGAATGGCAGTTTGGGGTGGGCGCGCTGTTCGCGCTGTTCCACGATGTCAGCCTGACGCTGGGGATGTTCTCGCTATTCCAGATGGAATTCAGCCTGCAGATCATTGCGGCGATCCTCGCGATCATCGGCTATTCGCTCAACGATACCATCGTGGTCTACGACCGTATCCGCGAGAATTTGAAGAAGTTCCGCAAGATGGAACTGCCCGCGCTGCTCGACCTGTCGGTGAACGAAACGCTCGCCCGGACGGTGATGACCTCGGTGACGCTGTTGGTCGCATTGCTGCCGCTGCTGCTGTTTGGTCCCGCCAGCCTGTTCGGCATGGTCGCCGGGATCACGCTGGGCCTGTTCGTGGGTACCTACAGCTCGGTCTATATGGCCGCGCCGATCCTCGTCTGGCTGGGCGTCACCAGCGACAGTTTCGTCCCGACCGAAACCGTCGCCGACCAGCAGGAAAAGAAGGCGCGCGGCCTGGTCTAG
- a CDS encoding glycosyltransferase, with amino-acid sequence MSTAKTRRVLSLATLFPNAANPRFGIFVAKSLEALQRDTHWDVTVINPIGLPPLAFGRYRALASAAGDGREFGMDIHRPTFRLLPKIGGRLNPGLIAKTVLPLARRLHAEHPFDLVDAQFFYPDGPAAMMIARELGLPFSVKARGADIHYWGARAYGRDALLETAREAAGVLAVCAALADDMATLGMEREKIAVHYTGLDRDLFRPMDHVGLRTRLGETFSIPISSNDRLLVSVGALIERKGQALVIKALADLPRARLLLIGKGEDEASLRALAKEVGVAERVHFLGSLAPTMLPPILSAADALVLPSASEGLANAWIEALACGTPIVITDAGGAREVVTAPEAGVIVARNCRAIREGIDLVIRRPRSPETVAATVEKFSWVENAAALATHYDAIA; translated from the coding sequence GTGAGTACCGCGAAGACCCGCCGCGTGTTGTCGCTGGCGACACTGTTTCCCAATGCCGCCAATCCGCGCTTCGGCATCTTCGTGGCCAAATCGCTCGAGGCGTTGCAGCGCGATACGCATTGGGACGTCACGGTCATCAATCCGATCGGCCTCCCGCCGCTCGCGTTCGGGCGCTACCGCGCATTGGCGAGTGCTGCCGGGGATGGCCGCGAATTCGGGATGGATATCCATCGCCCCACTTTCCGCCTGCTCCCCAAGATCGGTGGCAGGCTCAATCCCGGGCTGATCGCCAAGACCGTCCTCCCGCTCGCCCGCCGCCTGCATGCGGAACACCCGTTCGACCTCGTCGATGCGCAATTCTTCTATCCCGACGGGCCCGCGGCGATGATGATCGCGCGTGAACTGGGCCTGCCCTTCTCGGTCAAGGCACGCGGGGCCGACATTCATTACTGGGGCGCGCGCGCCTATGGTCGCGACGCATTGCTCGAAACCGCGCGCGAGGCGGCGGGTGTGCTGGCGGTATGCGCAGCGCTGGCCGATGACATGGCGACGCTGGGGATGGAGCGCGAGAAAATCGCGGTGCACTACACCGGGCTCGACCGCGACCTGTTCCGGCCAATGGACCATGTCGGCCTGCGCACGCGGCTGGGCGAGACATTCTCCATTCCCATATCCAGCAACGATCGCCTGCTGGTGAGTGTCGGCGCGTTGATCGAACGCAAGGGCCAGGCGCTGGTGATCAAGGCACTGGCCGATCTGCCGCGGGCCCGACTGCTATTGATCGGCAAGGGCGAAGACGAAGCGAGCCTGCGCGCGCTGGCGAAAGAAGTCGGCGTGGCCGAGCGGGTCCATTTTCTCGGCAGCCTCGCCCCGACGATGCTGCCGCCGATCCTGTCGGCTGCGGATGCCCTGGTATTGCCCTCGGCCAGCGAGGGTCTTGCCAATGCCTGGATCGAGGCGCTGGCTTGCGGGACGCCGATCGTCATCACCGATGCGGGCGGCGCACGCGAAGTGGTAACCGCGCCCGAAGCCGGGGTGATCGTCGCGCGCAACTGCCGCGCCATTCGCGAGGGGATCGACCTGGTGATCCGCCGTCCCCGCTCACCCGAGACGGTGGCGGCGACGGTCGAGAAATTCAGCTGGGTAGAGAACGCCGCGGCGCTCGCCACCCATTACGACGCGATTGCCTAG
- a CDS encoding helix-turn-helix transcriptional regulator — protein sequence MINRIRDIRKQKGLTLADLAEACTPPTTPQTVGRLETGMRNLSLKWMERIAAALEVDPEMLVRSEKAGHPQVVATLAKAGPEALATPQDAILATDLGGDGSLMVLDIAYPHGEYRPGDQLWLRQLNPEEASRAINRDVLVPKKGGRFAFGRLIDRQGKMVGLLPPGHGEKQQVVDSPAWIAVAEMLVRRL from the coding sequence GTGATCAACCGGATCCGCGACATTCGCAAGCAGAAGGGCCTGACGCTGGCCGACCTCGCCGAGGCCTGCACGCCGCCAACCACCCCGCAGACCGTTGGACGGCTCGAAACCGGGATGCGCAATCTCTCGCTCAAATGGATGGAGCGGATCGCCGCCGCGCTCGAGGTCGACCCCGAAATGCTCGTGCGCAGCGAAAAGGCCGGTCACCCGCAAGTCGTCGCCACGCTGGCGAAGGCCGGACCCGAAGCGCTCGCTACACCGCAGGATGCCATCCTCGCCACCGATCTAGGCGGCGACGGCTCGCTAATGGTGCTCGATATCGCCTATCCGCATGGAGAATACCGTCCTGGCGACCAGCTATGGCTGCGCCAGCTTAATCCGGAAGAAGCGTCACGCGCGATCAATCGCGATGTGCTGGTCCCGAAAAAGGGCGGGCGCTTCGCCTTTGGACGGCTGATCGACCGGCAGGGCAAGATGGTCGGCCTGCTCCCTCCCGGTCATGGCGAGAAGCAGCAGGTGGTGGACAGTCCCGCCTGGATCGCGGTGGCGGAAATGCTGGTGCGCCGGCTGTGA